One Thiovulum sp. ES genomic window carries:
- a CDS encoding ornithine/acetylornithine aminotransferase (PFAM: Aminotransferase class-III), whose protein sequence is MTMKSNLLQNYVRFNLEFKKGEGATLTSKSGEKFIDFASGIGVVSLGHSNSEWSEAISEQLKTLTHVSNLYGNEIQEKVARKISELAGFELFSFFANSGAEANEGAIKLARKYGKGDRFEIISLKNSFHGRTLGSLSATGQESLQNAFKPMIDGFKFAENVSEIENLISEKTVAVILELVRGEGGVEMLSIPEVQKLAKTLKEKDILLIVDEVQSGVYRTGEFIASKYFQIEPDIITFAKGLGNGIPIGIVATKLENGFVAGDHGSTFGGNYISSTATLKTLQILEREKATIYKNIEIFEKNISDLIESFPNIFERKTGLGLMRGVVVKNGDVGDIVKKLNSAKVLTLKSGNNTLRFLPPLLISENEIAEGFKRIREALNGN, encoded by the coding sequence TTGACCATGAAGAGTAATCTTTTACAAAATTATGTTCGATTTAATTTAGAATTTAAAAAAGGTGAGGGGGCAACTCTCACTTCAAAAAGTGGTGAAAAATTTATTGACTTTGCTTCAGGAATTGGAGTTGTTTCACTCGGACATTCAAATTCTGAATGGTCTGAAGCGATTTCAGAACAGCTGAAAACTTTAACTCATGTTTCAAATTTATATGGAAATGAGATTCAGGAAAAAGTGGCAAGAAAGATTTCAGAACTAGCAGGTTTTGAACTATTTTCATTTTTTGCAAATTCAGGAGCAGAGGCAAATGAGGGTGCAATAAAACTTGCACGGAAATATGGAAAAGGCGATCGATTTGAGATTATTTCGTTAAAAAATTCTTTTCACGGTCGAACACTTGGATCACTTTCTGCGACTGGTCAAGAGAGTTTGCAAAATGCTTTTAAACCGATGATTGATGGTTTTAAATTTGCGGAAAATGTGAGTGAAATTGAAAATCTGATTTCAGAAAAAACGGTTGCGGTAATTTTGGAACTTGTTCGAGGTGAGGGTGGAGTTGAAATGCTATCTATTCCTGAAGTCCAAAAATTAGCAAAAACTTTGAAAGAGAAAGATATTTTACTAATTGTTGATGAGGTGCAAAGTGGAGTTTATCGGACTGGTGAATTTATCGCATCAAAATATTTTCAAATCGAGCCAGATATTATAACTTTTGCAAAAGGTTTAGGAAATGGAATCCCAATTGGAATCGTTGCGACAAAATTAGAAAATGGTTTTGTGGCTGGAGATCACGGTAGTACTTTTGGCGGAAACTATATTTCTTCAACTGCGACTCTGAAAACTCTCCAAATTTTAGAACGAGAAAAAGCGACAATTTATAAAAATATTGAGATTTTTGAAAAGAACATTTCTGACCTCATCGAATCTTTTCCAAACATCTTTGAGCGGAAAACTGGACTCGGATTGATGAGAGGAGTTGTTGTGAAAAATGGAGATGTTGGTGATATTGTTAAAAAGCTAAATTCTGCAAAGGTCTTGACTTTAAAAAGCGGAAATAATACTTTGCGATTTTTACCTCCGCTCCTAATTTCTGAAAATGAGATTGCTGAAGGTTTTAAACGAATTCGGGAGGCACTCAATGGAAATTAA
- a CDS encoding ankyrin repeat-containing protein yields MEINQLLEMDNVHLLQSFVQSNHRVLETLDEDGNNLLILAFKKNSSDEVIQFLASEIDPNIGNEVGITPLFIAIQKGRQNWVENFIELGISPSETERESGFTPLMEAIVSYQDDIAKLLLEKGVEKNVRDRHGLTALDYARKMRRNDLIELLSQN; encoded by the coding sequence ATGGAAATTAATCAACTTTTAGAAATGGACAATGTTCATCTTCTGCAAAGTTTTGTTCAGAGCAATCACCGTGTTCTTGAAACTCTTGATGAAGATGGAAATAACCTACTAATTCTCGCTTTCAAAAAAAATTCTAGCGATGAGGTGATTCAATTTTTAGCTTCTGAAATTGATCCAAATATTGGAAATGAAGTCGGAATTACACCCCTTTTTATTGCAATTCAAAAAGGTCGGCAAAATTGGGTTGAAAATTTCATAGAACTCGGAATCAGTCCAAGCGAAACAGAGAGAGAATCTGGTTTTACTCCGCTCATGGAAGCAATTGTTTCGTATCAAGATGATATTGCAAAATTGCTTTTAGAAAAAGGTGTAGAAAAAAATGTGCGAGACCGACACGGTTTGACTGCTCTTGATTATGCTCGAAAAATGCGACGAAACGACCTCATCGAACTACTTTCTCAAAATTGA
- a CDS encoding UDP-N-acetylenolpyruvoylglucosamine reductase (PFAM: FAD binding domain; UDP-N-acetylenolpyruvoylglucosamine reductase, C-terminal domain~TIGRFAM: UDP-N-acetylenolpyruvoylglucosamine reductase) → MKTEKLDLSKFTSIGIGGEREIFIIESKNEISDFKDFFLLGGGNNILFSPEFQKPVLKLGENFKFIKTENNFLRIGASATNREIFQFAKKNNISGFEFLKYLPSSLGGLVKMNAGMKEFDTFQNLNRVRTEKGWISKSEIEFGYRFAKISGVIFEAEFEIKNGFSENLVQTFKNMRKNQPKEKSAGSTFKNPSGNFAGKLIEDVGLKGFKIGEMAFSPLHANFLINFGGGNFFDSIRLIELAEKRVFEKFRIRLQREIVVVN, encoded by the coding sequence TTGAAAACTGAAAAACTAGACCTTTCAAAATTCACTTCAATTGGAATCGGTGGAGAAAGAGAAATCTTTATAATTGAATCTAAAAATGAGATTTCTGATTTTAAAGATTTTTTTCTTCTTGGCGGTGGAAATAATATTCTGTTTTCACCAGAATTCCAAAAACCCGTATTAAAACTTGGCGAAAATTTCAAATTTATAAAAACAGAAAACAACTTTTTGAGAATTGGTGCTAGTGCTACAAATCGAGAAATTTTCCAATTTGCAAAAAAAAACAATATTTCTGGTTTTGAGTTTTTAAAATATCTTCCATCAAGTTTAGGCGGACTTGTCAAAATGAATGCAGGAATGAAAGAGTTTGATACTTTCCAAAATCTAAATCGTGTCCGAACTGAAAAAGGTTGGATTTCAAAATCTGAAATTGAGTTTGGCTATCGATTTGCAAAAATTAGTGGTGTGATTTTTGAAGCAGAATTTGAAATCAAAAACGGATTTTCTGAAAATCTTGTGCAGACTTTTAAAAATATGAGAAAAAATCAGCCAAAAGAGAAAAGTGCAGGTAGCACATTTAAAAATCCAAGCGGAAATTTTGCAGGAAAATTAATTGAAGATGTCGGGCTAAAAGGCTTTAAAATTGGTGAAATGGCTTTTTCTCCTCTTCATGCAAATTTTCTAATAAATTTTGGTGGTGGAAATTTTTTCGATTCAATTAGACTAATAGAACTAGCAGAAAAGAGAGTTTTTGAAAAGTTTAGAATCAGACTCCAGAGAGAAATAGTAGTTGTGAATTAA
- a CDS encoding 5,10-methylenetetrahydrofolate reductase (PFAM: Methylenetetrahydrofolate reductase) — translation MFEEFIRKLKSEEKFITLETTPNRSASLQKLVEKIEKSGVVENIDGFSTTDSPLAKMKYSSLFSAVKIQNRFQKPVLATVSMRDKNKIALQSDLLGANDFDIRTILALTGDSAKISDQPNTTGVFEGDSTLLLDIVNCFNTGIDFAGKPFAEGEKPKEIYPFTVVNSSARNSKTLLKKMVKKIEHSTVGIISQPIFNREQAQNLLQIFESAKEKCGCPNPTAQLVFGLFPLTRFRTAQFLASHVPGIDVPQNWLDSLRIASQNSEEEEYRVGMDMSRELYRDILEIHPKIHMMTANRFEVAKEVLT, via the coding sequence ATGTTTGAGGAATTTATAAGAAAACTGAAAAGTGAAGAGAAATTTATAACCCTTGAAACAACTCCAAATCGTTCTGCTTCTCTCCAAAAACTTGTAGAAAAGATTGAAAAAAGTGGAGTTGTTGAAAATATAGATGGTTTTTCAACAACAGATAGCCCACTTGCAAAAATGAAATATAGTTCGCTTTTTTCAGCTGTAAAAATCCAAAATAGATTTCAAAAACCAGTTTTAGCAACTGTTTCAATGAGAGATAAAAATAAGATTGCTTTACAATCCGATCTGCTTGGAGCAAATGATTTTGATATTCGGACGATTCTGGCATTGACTGGAGATAGTGCAAAAATTTCAGATCAGCCAAACACGACTGGAGTTTTTGAGGGTGATAGCACACTTTTGCTTGATATTGTCAATTGTTTCAACACAGGAATTGATTTTGCAGGAAAACCTTTTGCGGAGGGAGAAAAGCCAAAAGAGATTTACCCTTTTACAGTTGTTAATTCAAGTGCAAGAAATTCAAAAACACTACTAAAAAAAATGGTAAAAAAGATTGAACACAGCACGGTCGGAATTATTTCACAACCAATTTTCAATCGCGAACAGGCACAGAATCTTCTGCAAATTTTTGAGAGTGCAAAAGAGAAATGTGGGTGTCCAAATCCGACTGCACAGCTTGTTTTTGGTCTTTTTCCATTGACTCGTTTCCGAACTGCACAATTTTTAGCTTCACATGTTCCAGGAATTGATGTTCCGCAAAATTGGTTGGATTCTTTGAGAATTGCATCGCAAAATAGTGAAGAAGAGGAATATCGAGTTGGAATGGATATGAGTAGAGAATTGTATAGGGATATTTTAGAGATTCATCCAAAAATTCATATGATGACAGCGAATCGATTTGAAGTTGCAAAAGAGGTTTTAACATAA
- a CDS encoding cytochrome b (PFAM: Cytochrome b(N-terminal)/b6/petB), whose amino-acid sequence MIVWNRTIRIFHFLLIISIVSAFLTEDFEKIHEAIGFFILFLILFRLFYGIFAKDRFAKLSEFFHSPKAIFRFFKSVLTFKEERHLGHNPLAGIVMFSIFMLLFVIIFSGSLGFAMKEEDGIMALFVEANFQIGKTLLDIHHISTNLLLALIGLHLTGVLVSSILTKENLPKSIFFDGKKREEK is encoded by the coding sequence ATGATTGTTTGGAATCGAACAATTCGGATATTTCACTTTCTTCTTATTATTTCAATAGTCTCCGCTTTTTTAACTGAAGACTTTGAAAAAATTCATGAAGCGATAGGATTTTTTATTCTATTTCTAATTCTCTTTCGACTTTTCTACGGAATTTTCGCAAAAGATAGATTTGCAAAATTGTCGGAATTTTTTCACTCCCCAAAAGCAATTTTCCGTTTTTTTAAATCTGTTTTAACTTTTAAAGAAGAGCGACATCTAGGACATAATCCACTTGCAGGAATTGTTATGTTCTCAATTTTTATGCTTTTGTTTGTTATAATTTTTTCAGGTTCTCTTGGTTTTGCAATGAAAGAGGAAGATGGAATAATGGCTCTTTTTGTAGAAGCAAATTTTCAAATTGGAAAAACTCTGCTAGATATTCATCACATTTCAACAAATCTTTTACTTGCTCTTATTGGATTACATTTAACTGGTGTTTTAGTTAGTTCGATCTTGACAAAAGAGAATCTACCAAAATCTATCTTTTTTGATGGAAAAAAACGGGAGGAAAAATGA
- a CDS encoding D-mannonate dehydratase (PFAM: Dihaem cytochrome c) has product MKKYLLSLSLVASAFAFEVEPVTDSEMKDGCIDCHFVYQAEFLPKRSWEKMFEKSELENHFGKKVELSDGLTSKFLKYYLENASDISESKVAGKINRSIEPDSTPLQISKVPYIVSKHEDLPKEMFLENEKVKSYANCTSCHEAKKGNYEEDDVNVPNWTKRFFFGWSKK; this is encoded by the coding sequence ATGAAAAAATATTTATTAAGTCTCTCGCTTGTCGCAAGTGCTTTCGCATTTGAAGTAGAACCTGTTACAGATAGTGAAATGAAAGATGGCTGTATTGATTGCCATTTTGTTTATCAAGCAGAATTTTTGCCAAAACGATCTTGGGAAAAAATGTTTGAGAAAAGCGAATTGGAAAATCACTTTGGAAAAAAAGTAGAACTTTCAGATGGTCTGACTTCAAAATTTCTAAAATACTATTTAGAGAATGCATCAGATATTTCAGAAAGTAAAGTTGCAGGAAAGATAAATCGTTCAATTGAGCCAGACTCTACACCATTACAAATTTCAAAAGTTCCGTATATTGTTAGCAAACATGAAGATTTGCCAAAAGAGATGTTTTTAGAAAATGAAAAAGTCAAATCGTATGCAAATTGTACAAGTTGTCATGAAGCAAAAAAAGGAAATTACGAAGAAGATGATGTAAATGTTCCGAATTGGACAAAAAGATTTTTCTTTGGTTGGAGTAAAAAATAG
- a CDS encoding acetylornithine deacetylase/succinyldiaminopimelate desuccinylase-like deacylase (PFAM: Peptidase family M20/M25/M40; Peptidase dimerisation domain) → MESDFNFKELESFVKINSFTKNKSGVDKNGEMFQIEMEKLGFETEIFEREEIGNHLLFKSGGEGNRILLLGHLDTVFPEGKFEEYSEDSGWIYGAGVCDMKGGNFVALNSLRNLKREFGKVENIDFLLVSDEETGSDDSKILTKEISKNYKYAFVFEASGENREVVLGRKGVGTFFLEITGKPAHAGNNYSKGVDANLELAHKTLALSKLMNLEEGTTLNIGKIEGGIGANTVSPFSKMVFEIRYKKISERDRVLKGIDEVVKNSFVPNIISKLSGGIQRDVMEDTAEKRELLKRFEEISGEKFTFESRGGVSDANITSSAGVLTIDGFGPFGDGDHTNRERALKSSFVERTELVSKLLSYFQKHNKF, encoded by the coding sequence TTGGAAAGTGATTTCAATTTTAAAGAGCTAGAGAGCTTTGTAAAAATCAACTCATTTACAAAAAACAAGAGTGGAGTTGATAAAAACGGAGAGATGTTTCAAATTGAGATGGAAAAATTGGGATTTGAGACAGAGATTTTTGAGAGAGAAGAGATCGGGAATCACCTCCTTTTTAAGTCTGGTGGAGAGGGAAATCGTATTTTACTTTTAGGACATCTTGACACAGTTTTTCCAGAGGGAAAATTTGAAGAGTATTCTGAAGATTCAGGGTGGATTTACGGTGCGGGTGTTTGCGATATGAAAGGTGGAAATTTTGTTGCACTCAATTCACTCCGAAATTTAAAAAGAGAGTTTGGAAAAGTTGAAAATATAGATTTTTTACTTGTTTCTGATGAAGAGACAGGTAGCGACGACTCAAAGATTTTGACAAAAGAGATTTCTAAAAATTATAAATATGCTTTTGTTTTTGAAGCAAGTGGTGAAAATCGTGAAGTTGTTTTAGGTCGAAAGGGTGTTGGGACTTTCTTTTTAGAGATTACTGGAAAACCTGCACATGCGGGAAACAATTACTCAAAAGGGGTTGATGCGAATTTAGAACTTGCCCACAAAACTTTAGCACTCTCAAAGTTGATGAATTTAGAGGAGGGAACAACTCTAAATATTGGAAAAATCGAAGGTGGAATTGGTGCAAATACGGTTTCGCCTTTTTCAAAAATGGTTTTTGAGATTCGATACAAAAAAATTTCAGAACGAGACCGAGTCTTAAAAGGTATCGATGAGGTTGTGAAAAACTCTTTTGTTCCAAACATAATTTCAAAACTTTCTGGCGGAATTCAGCGAGATGTTATGGAAGATACCGCGGAAAAAAGAGAACTTTTAAAGAGATTTGAAGAGATAAGTGGAGAAAAATTTACTTTTGAGAGTCGAGGTGGAGTTAGTGATGCAAATATCACCTCATCAGCAGGAGTTTTGACTATTGATGGATTTGGACCTTTTGGCGATGGCGACCACACAAACAGAGAGAGAGCCTTAAAAAGTAGTTTTGTTGAACGAACAGAACTTGTTTCAAAATTGCTCTCATATTTTCAAAAACACAACAAATTTTAA